The sequence GGACTACACTATGCACATAATTTTACAGATATGCTCTCTGGCCAAAAATCAAATATCATTCATAGAGATATTTCACCTCATAATATAATGTTAACCTATGATGGGGCAGTAAAGGTCATAGATTTCGGGATCGCTAAAGTTGATTCTAATGAAGATTCAACAAAGGCGGGAACAATAAAAGGAAAATTGTCCTATTTGGCCCCTGAATATCTCGAAGGCCTAAAATTAGATCATCGATATGATCAGTTTGCAGTTGGAAATACACTATGGGAGATGCTCTGTAGTCGTAAACTCTTTAAGGCCCCGAATGAGATTGCTGTCTTAAAAGAAGTGCAAAGCTGTAAAGTGCCTCGTCCTTCTTCTATAAATCCAATTGTTCCAAAGGAACTCGATGAAATAGTTCTGAAGGCCTTAAGTAAAGATCGAAATAAAAGATATGCAAATTTAGATCAATTAAACAGAGCTTTAGTTGAGTTTTTATATAAAAATTATCCAACATTTAATCCAACTGATTTAAGTTATTTTGCAAAAGGTCTTTTTAAAAAGGATATTGAAGAAGATAGAAAAAGGCTCTTTGAATTTGGTAAAATAGACGTATCTAGTTATATCGCTGAAGCAAAATATGAAACTCCAGAATCGATTGGGGGAGAAAAAAGTGCGATAAGTATTACTAATGCTTCAAAAATAAAACAAGCACATGTTTTCGATTTTGGTTTTGATAATGCAGTGAAAAGCAAAATAAAGTCTGACAAAGAGGAAAAAAAATCTGAACAAGTTGAAGAAGAAAATAACCAGAGGATTAAGTTAGATAAAACAAAAACAGGTGCAAGTATAAATAAAGGTAGAAAAACTAATTCTGTTATTAAAAATGGTGAAATTAAAATAAATAAAATTCAGGATTCAAATCTTCCAAATGGGCCAAAGACAATAACAAATTCAAATAATTCTCTTTTAGGAAATAGATTTATAAAAAGTGGGGTTATTGTAGCTTTGCTTGCCGTCATCGCAATATTTGTTGTAATTCCTGCATTTAAAAAAGTTCCTGAGTTGAGTGATAAAAAGCCTCAAACTGAACAACAAAATCTGACTCAAGAGACTTCTCCAAAGAATAACGAAATAAAAAATGAAACACCCAAAGTAAAATTAGGGAAAATCACACTTAAGGGATTTGATACACTAAAACATAAAGTTTATGTTAATGATGAGAAAGTAAAAGTTAATTCATTAGGGACGTTTTCATATCCTTATTCAGATAATATTTTCATAAGAGTGGAGCAAAAGGGGAGAAAGCATTTTGTGTATCATCTTCAATCTTTTAGCGAAGGAAACTCAAATATTAGAATTCAGTTACCTGACATGCCTCCACAAAGTTATGCTTTTTTGAAAACAGCAAGGAATTGTTTTAAGGGTAAGATGATGTTTGAAGTATTTGGTGAAACGCGAAGTATTGAACTCCCAATAAGAGACAAAAAGGGGATTGCAATACCATTGCTTAAAGATGGACGAAACATCGCAAGTCCATTTCGAGTTATTCTGATCGGAGAGGATAGTAAAAGACCCGATCAAGAAATTGAAATAATACCAAAAAGTGAAAATGAACTCATAGATATGTGTGAAGTAATTTATAAATGATGAAAACTGTTATGAATTCTGAAATTGAAAATACTAAGTTAAAAGTCTTTTTAAGAACTGTTCTTATCGTTGTAGGATTTATCAGTTATTACATCTATTTGTATAAGTATACCTACCATGTTGAAGTCTATATTCCATATTTGATAGCATTAAATATTCTTAATATTGTAACGTTGTACATTGCAAAGAAAGTAAGCCTTAAAGTTGCAACAGGTATTATTTCTTTGACGGCCTACCTCACTTTAATGATTTTGCTTTATGCGGCAGGTTCATTAAATTCACCCGGGGCCTTTTGGATAACGGCCATTCCTGTTTTTCACGGCACTTTACTTGGACGTAAATATACAATGCCTTCATTTATTCTTTCTTTGTCTAGTATGCTTTTTCTTTATTTAATAGAGCCATATCGAGAAACTGCTTCTTTTATTAATACTTTAGAGTTTTATCAACAAGAGAAAGTCAGAAATCTTGTACTCTTTTCTTGTTTTGTTTATTTGGTAGTGAGATCATACCTTAAAATAATAAGTAATTCGCAAAAGAAAATTAGAGATAAAAATGATCAAATAGATACACTACTAAGGGTACTTGTTCACGACTTAGCATCTCCTCTAATGATACTTAAATCATATTGCAAGAAAATATTTAGTTCAACAAACTTAGATCCAAAAATTGTGCATAAATGTACAACTTCACTTGAAACAATGGATGAATTACTTGAACATGTACGTATTAATAAGGCCATTGAAGACGGAAAAATTCGATTAGAAATGGAAGTTGTTAATTTGGAAATGTGTTTGGAAGAAGTCATATTCATGCTTGAAGATAAGGCCAAGGAAAAAAATATTGATATAAAATTATCTGGTGAAAAGATTGTCACAGAAATATTTGGAAATAAGCAAATATTAAAAAATCAAGTCTTTTACAATTTACTTACCAATGCGATTAAATTTTCTTATCCTAACACTCAGATTAATGTCATAATAGAGCATGAAGAAGATATTGTTTCAGTAAGCGTTATTGATCATGGAATAGGGATGCCTAAAGATATCCAGGAAAATCTTTTTGATGTAGGATATAAAACTTCTAGAAAAGGGACAAGTGGCGAGGCGGGAACAGGTTATGGTATGGGACTTGTTAAGTCTTATCTTCAAGAAATGGGTGGAAACCTTGAGGTTGATTCTAGGCCAAAAGAAGAGAACCCACAGACTCATGGAACAACCATGAAAATATTATTTAGTGTCTATCGAAATCAAAAAATTGCGGCATAGTTAATTGAAGAATTCAAAATAAATCAATAATAAATTCACAACAATCATTAGAAAAATAATACCATAACTAATAATATTATATGTTTTTGAGTTTGTGTATGTTCCCATAATGTCTGGATCATTACACAAGTTAACAATATATATTAAAATGAGTGGTATAAGAATCCCATTTACAACTTGAGACCAGATCAGAACTTTGAATAAATTGATGTTGGGAAGAAGTACAAGTATTGCACTAATGACGATGAGAGAAGTAAAAATAGTAAAAAAGTTCGGAGCTTCTTTAAAACTTTTATCTACTCCAGACTCCCAACCCATACCTTCACAGACATAATAACTAGTTGCAAGAGGAAGTAGTGCAGCAGCAAAAAATGAAGCATTGAAAAGTCCAACTCCAAAAAGTAGAGAAGAAAATTCTCCGGCCAGAGGTCTTAGGGAAATTGCAGCATCTTTGGCATCTTTGATCGTAACTCCAGATTCAAACAGTGTGGCCGCACAACAAACAATGATAAAAATGGTGACAGATAACATGAAAAGACAACCTACAACAACATCAACCTTAGAATGCCACAAATGTTTTACTGATATACCTTTTTCAACAACAGCAGATTGGATATAAAACTGCATCCAAGGAGTTATGCTTGTTCCCAACAACCCGACAATAATTGGGAAGTCACTAATTTTAATATCAGAAACGTTTGGGACAATGATCGCTTTTGAGATTTCAAGCCAATCTGGAGAAATAATAAATCCTGAAATGATATATGAAAAATAGATAGTACAACCTAATAGAAAAATTCTCTCAACAATTTTATAGTTACCTTTTAGAATCAGTAGCCAAACTAATATACTTGAAATTGGCACTGAAATATATTTTGAGACACCAAATATTTCCCCTGCAGAAGCAATTCCAGCAAATTCTGCCATCGTATTGCCTAGATCAGCAAAAATTAGAAAAAACAAAGTGTAGAAGGTTATTTTAAGGCCATATTTTTCTCGTATCAAATCGGCCAAACCTTTTCCTGAAACAATACCCATTCTGGCCGACATTTCTTGGACCATTATGAGAGCGATTGTTATTGGAAAAAGAACCCATAGGAGTCTATATCCTGTGTTTGCTCCTGCAAGCGAGTAAGTCGCAATTCCACCTGCATCATTGTCAATATTAGCAGTAATGAGACCAGGGCCTACAATACTAAGAAGTACTATAAATTTTGCTATAAATGGAGGCCTATTTTTAAAAATCTCCACCCTCTACCTCTCATTAAGAAGCCAAGGAAGGACATCATCAACAGAGACAATTCCTAAGAGCTCATCAGTTTCGTTTACGATTGGAATATTTATTAAGTTATACTTACTCATAACACTGGCCACCTCTTTCCAATTAGAATGTGGAGGAAGAGATTTAATATCACCAGTATTCATAATGTCTGAGATTGTGACATCTTGTTTTTGAATGAGTAGTTCTTTTAATGTACAAGTTCCAAGTAGTTTATAGTCTTTATCAACAATATAGAGATCATAGACTGTTTCAAGATCATCGTGTTTTTCCTGAATTTCTTCGATTATTTGTGATCTTGTTTTCTCAGGGGAAATTTCAAAGAATTCAGTTGTCATTAATCCACCTGCAGAATTCTCTTCGTATTCAATAAGTTCAGCAATTTCTACTTGTATTTCAGTGTCTTCAATATTTGAAATGATCTCCTTAACTCTTTTTTCTTCTAGTTCACCGAGAATATCTGCCGCTTCGTCAGTTCCCATATTTTCTATGATTTTTGCTGCCTTCTCTGAGTTAGTATTTTTAAGAAGGCCAGCTTGCATATCTTGTTCTACTTCAGTTAGAGTGGCCGCTGCAAGTTCAGGATTTAATGATTTAAAGATAAGCTGTCTTCCCTTTGAATCTAGGTCTTCTAAGATATCAGCAATATCAGCAGGGTGGAGTTGACGAATATCTTCATCTCTTAAATTTATTTCAACATTTTTACTGAAAGATTTATCTGGAATTGTGTGAACAAATTTCCAGCTTATTAAAGTATCGCTTACAAGATAATTTGATTTTGGGGCAAAGATTTTAACTATAAAGTCAACAAATTTCTCTAGCTCCAATCTTCTAACCATACTCCTTAGACCAACTTCTGCGTGTGTAATTCTTAAAAATTGTCCAATTTTTATGAGTTGAATATCATTTACTCTGATAACTTTTTTTCCAGAAGTATCAACAATTTGCTTATCCAGTACAACTTTTCCCACAGGAGGATACTCGATTGTCTCCCCAGCACTTTGCCCTCCAAGGATATTTTTAAAATTCATTTTATCTATAGTTTTAGTAAATGTTCTACTTCTTCTAATTTCAGAATTTTTCTTGATAATGATTTTTTTAGGTGAAAATTCTACGACCTGGTCCCAAGTTACATAAAAAAATTGTTGATTTTGGATATAAAGCAATCCTAGCACCATTGGATAGACTTCACCATAATCAACAAACAAGTCTTTTAGTTGACCATATCTTTTACCATCTTCATTAAAAATAGGTATTCCTATTAGATTTGAAAAATGGATAACTGAATCTGTAAATTTACTGAAAATGCTCATTATATATTTCTTTTACTCTGTTTAAAAATATTGTTTTTTCTCATGTTTATCAATTTCAAAACTTCAGCAGCAGTCTCTTCAATGGCCCTATTTGTTACATTGAAGACGGCCCAGCGCTTATTTTCTTTGAATAAATCATTGGCCCACTCAACTTCTTCAACAATTTTTGCTAGCTCAGCATAATCGCCCTTAATATTTGAACCAAGATTAGAAAGTCTATTTTCTCTAATTTCTTTAAGTGATTGAGGATCAATGGTTAGTGCCATTATTTTTCGTTGATCTATCTTCCATAAGTCTTCATTTGGTCTCACTCCAGGAACTAAGGGAATATTGACGACTTTAAGTCCATGCTGTGATAAGTAAACTGACAATGGTGTTTTTGAGGTTCTTGAAATCCCAACTAATACAACATCAGCTAAATGAAGTGACTCTAAATTTCTTCCATCATCATGATTTAAAGTAAACTCCATGGCCTCAACACGTTTAAAATATTCATCATTGACTTCATGAAGTAGACCAGGGACAGACAGAGGAGATTGTTCAAATACATTCGAGAGTTGGGTTAATATTGGACCTAGTAAGTCAAGGATTCGTATATGTTTGATTCTTGCAATATTAACCACGTATTCTCTCAGTTCACTATCGACAATGGTATACACAACAAGGTCATGACCAATTGCAACTTCTGTGAAAATACTATCAATCTGTTCA comes from Halobacteriovoraceae bacterium and encodes:
- a CDS encoding serine/threonine protein kinase, with the protein product MAKIVNNIDKKGEVILKRFGKYLLLDHLVNGGMAKICRARYLDEQVDKIVAIKMIQARYSDDETFRKMFMDEIKVTFGLIHPNIAQTYDYGLNEGQLYTAMEYVNGKNLKEYLEKLKKKKYVFPVEISVYIISQVCQGLHYAHNFTDMLSGQKSNIIHRDISPHNIMLTYDGAVKVIDFGIAKVDSNEDSTKAGTIKGKLSYLAPEYLEGLKLDHRYDQFAVGNTLWEMLCSRKLFKAPNEIAVLKEVQSCKVPRPSSINPIVPKELDEIVLKALSKDRNKRYANLDQLNRALVEFLYKNYPTFNPTDLSYFAKGLFKKDIEEDRKRLFEFGKIDVSSYIAEAKYETPESIGGEKSAISITNASKIKQAHVFDFGFDNAVKSKIKSDKEEKKSEQVEEENNQRIKLDKTKTGASINKGRKTNSVIKNGEIKINKIQDSNLPNGPKTITNSNNSLLGNRFIKSGVIVALLAVIAIFVVIPAFKKVPELSDKKPQTEQQNLTQETSPKNNEIKNETPKVKLGKITLKGFDTLKHKVYVNDEKVKVNSLGTFSYPYSDNIFIRVEQKGRKHFVYHLQSFSEGNSNIRIQLPDMPPQSYAFLKTARNCFKGKMMFEVFGETRSIELPIRDKKGIAIPLLKDGRNIASPFRVILIGEDSKRPDQEIEIIPKSENELIDMCEVIYK
- a CDS encoding HAMP domain-containing histidine kinase, which encodes MNSEIENTKLKVFLRTVLIVVGFISYYIYLYKYTYHVEVYIPYLIALNILNIVTLYIAKKVSLKVATGIISLTAYLTLMILLYAAGSLNSPGAFWITAIPVFHGTLLGRKYTMPSFILSLSSMLFLYLIEPYRETASFINTLEFYQQEKVRNLVLFSCFVYLVVRSYLKIISNSQKKIRDKNDQIDTLLRVLVHDLASPLMILKSYCKKIFSSTNLDPKIVHKCTTSLETMDELLEHVRINKAIEDGKIRLEMEVVNLEMCLEEVIFMLEDKAKEKNIDIKLSGEKIVTEIFGNKQILKNQVFYNLLTNAIKFSYPNTQINVIIEHEEDIVSVSVIDHGIGMPKDIQENLFDVGYKTSRKGTSGEAGTGYGMGLVKSYLQEMGGNLEVDSRPKEENPQTHGTTMKILFSVYRNQKIAA
- a CDS encoding Nramp family divalent metal transporter produces the protein MFKNRPPFIAKFIVLLSIVGPGLITANIDNDAGGIATYSLAGANTGYRLLWVLFPITIALIMVQEMSARMGIVSGKGLADLIREKYGLKITFYTLFFLIFADLGNTMAEFAGIASAGEIFGVSKYISVPISSILVWLLILKGNYKIVERIFLLGCTIYFSYIISGFIISPDWLEISKAIIVPNVSDIKISDFPIIVGLLGTSITPWMQFYIQSAVVEKGISVKHLWHSKVDVVVGCLFMLSVTIFIIVCCAATLFESGVTIKDAKDAAISLRPLAGEFSSLLFGVGLFNASFFAAALLPLATSYYVCEGMGWESGVDKSFKEAPNFFTIFTSLIVISAILVLLPNINLFKVLIWSQVVNGILIPLILIYIVNLCNDPDIMGTYTNSKTYNIISYGIIFLMIVVNLLLIYFEFFN
- a CDS encoding magnesium transporter; the protein is MSIFSKFTDSVIHFSNLIGIPIFNEDGKRYGQLKDLFVDYGEVYPMVLGLLYIQNQQFFYVTWDQVVEFSPKKIIIKKNSEIRRSRTFTKTIDKMNFKNILGGQSAGETIEYPPVGKVVLDKQIVDTSGKKVIRVNDIQLIKIGQFLRITHAEVGLRSMVRRLELEKFVDFIVKIFAPKSNYLVSDTLISWKFVHTIPDKSFSKNVEINLRDEDIRQLHPADIADILEDLDSKGRQLIFKSLNPELAAATLTEVEQDMQAGLLKNTNSEKAAKIIENMGTDEAADILGELEEKRVKEIISNIEDTEIQVEIAELIEYEENSAGGLMTTEFFEISPEKTRSQIIEEIQEKHDDLETVYDLYIVDKDYKLLGTCTLKELLIQKQDVTISDIMNTGDIKSLPPHSNWKEVASVMSKYNLINIPIVNETDELLGIVSVDDVLPWLLNER
- a CDS encoding kinase/pyrophosphorylase, which encodes MSAPRKNIRIVVISDGTGETATSMTRAALAQFKDRDAFFTRFKNVRSIEQIDSIFTEVAIGHDLVVYTIVDSELREYVVNIARIKHIRILDLLGPILTQLSNVFEQSPLSVPGLLHEVNDEYFKRVEAMEFTLNHDDGRNLESLHLADVVLVGISRTSKTPLSVYLSQHGLKVVNIPLVPGVRPNEDLWKIDQRKIMALTIDPQSLKEIRENRLSNLGSNIKGDYAELAKIVEEVEWANDLFKENKRWAVFNVTNRAIEETAAEVLKLINMRKNNIFKQSKRNI